CCATTCTTCGCCATCTGTTTAAACCCACAAAAGTAAAAACTACCAATATTCGTCGCGGCGACTTCGGTTCAGTAAGTGATATGAAACCGAAAGTAAAAGTTCACGTTACCCCGTTACGCCGCGTCCGTGATACCGGAGTAAAAGTATTCCACTTTCTTTCCCGTACGAAGTAAGTACCAAAGCGCCGCATGTTATGCGGCATTTTTTATTTTAGTCTATCAAAACATAAATGATAGAGGATGATCGACTGATGCTTCTGACACCATTCTAACAGACTTGGCTACGTCTTATTTTGAACCAATCCCCTGATAACCGTTAACAACCACTTCAATTTCACCGGAACGAGGATTAAATATTAAACCATGTATCGGTACATCCTTAGGGATTAAGGGATTGGTCCTAATTTTTGCCACTACCTGCTCCACATTATCAACGGGATGATGAAACTGATCAATCCACTGTTCCAATTCAGGTTCAACCATCTTAATTGCGTCTGGCGAAATGCCTCGCGCCAGCATTTTTTCAATCAGCCCCCGGGAGCTTGAGTGAGCTACGCCACAATCCAAATGCCCTATAACCATGACCTCATTCACATTCAGTTCAAAGATGGCTACAACCAGACTGCGAATCGTCGCTTCAAACATGCCGGTAACCGAATTACCGGCGTTTTTAATAACTTTGGCCTCGCCGCGTCCAATTCCCAATGCCGGTTCCAAAAAATCCACCAAACGAGTGTCCATACAGGTAAAAATAGCCAACTGACGCTTGGGAAGTTTGCTGATATAGGAGTCATCAGCAAATTCACTAGGCAAATGGGCCACAAATAGGCGATTTGCTGCTAGAACTTGCTCCAAAATATTCATACCCCATCCTCCTTACTTCATTTAAAGTACATATTCAACAAAGTGCTATATATATACCTGCAAGCCTTATCTTCATAATTCTACATTCGGCGGTTCGAACTCATCCAGAACAATAGGAGTGATAACTGGACTTCTTGCTGAACTACTAAACAGCTTTACGGATACTTGATCCCCAGCAGCTTCTTTCCCGACTACCTTTTCACCCAGGCTAACGGCAGATCCCGCTCTGAAACACTTGCCGGTATTTAAATTCCGGAATCGAACGTCATATTTCCCCGGATCCAGATCATAAATTACAAACTGCTCCCCCCGCCGAATGCTGCATGCTCTAACAAGCTCTTCACCTGTTTCATGTAAGTAATAGATTGCTACTTTAACATGAAAACCATTCTGTGTATTATCTAAAAGTATCGTTCCATGGCCCGTGGTCTGTCTTG
The sequence above is drawn from the Veillonellales bacterium genome and encodes:
- a CDS encoding carbonic anhydrase, whose amino-acid sequence is MNILEQVLAANRLFVAHLPSEFADDSYISKLPKRQLAIFTCMDTRLVDFLEPALGIGRGEAKVIKNAGNSVTGMFEATIRSLVVAIFELNVNEVMVIGHLDCGVAHSSSRGLIEKMLARGISPDAIKMVEPELEQWIDQFHHPVDNVEQVVAKIRTNPLIPKDVPIHGLIFNPRSGEIEVVVNGYQGIGSK